Proteins encoded within one genomic window of Macrotis lagotis isolate mMagLag1 chromosome 3, bilby.v1.9.chrom.fasta, whole genome shotgun sequence:
- the LOC141518539 gene encoding interferon-induced transmembrane protein 3-like — translation MAEHTVIAMQPGGLVKSLPSKPPRDYLLASLFNLLVLGNPCCLSFVALVYSVKSRDQKLVGDMNSALAYANTSKKLNIAAIILNVLVIIIAIIICFVYLIPSLKVWQKEQYSP, via the exons ATGGCCGAGCACACGGTCATCGCCATGCAGCCCGGGGGTTTGGTGAAGAGTCTCCCTTCTAAGCCTCCTCGGGACTACCTGCTGGCCTCCCTCTTCAACCTGCTGGTGTTGGGGAACCCTTGTTGTCTCAGCTTCGTGGCGCTCGTTTATTCGGTCAAG TCCAGAGATCAGAAGTTGGTTGGTGACATGAATAGTGCCTTGGCCTATGCAAACACCTCCAAAAAGTTGAACATTGCTGCCATCATCCTGAATGTGTTGGTCATCATCATTGCCATCATCATATGCTTTGTTTACCTGATTCCTTCATTAAAAGTCTGGCAAAAGGAGCAGTACTCTCCCTAG